A genome region from Populus alba chromosome 5, ASM523922v2, whole genome shotgun sequence includes the following:
- the LOC118061632 gene encoding 3-ketoacyl-CoA synthase 20: MFRITIASNDLPKFIANRLSLFTNFIAPVLVCLTLAMLLLSKIFKSKPSRKVFLLDFACYKPPASQMWSKELTMERARHHFTNLSEETLLFMEKILEKSGIGPSTYLPDAFRSELPNECMEEVKKESEMVIFGAVDDILAKTGVKGKDIGIVIVNCCIFNMVPSLSAMIINRYKLGDEVVSYSLSGMGCSAGLAAIGLAKQLLQVHRNSYALVVSTENITGNRYLGKDRSMILINCLFRVGGAAVLLSNKPSDRHAAKYQLIHAVHTNTAASDLSYNCISSVEDAEGLVGVAISKSLMPVAIKTIEANLTTLGHLVLPVSEKILYIANYIARHFNLEKIKPYVPDFMKAIDHIVTHVGGQPVLDEVERNLKLSKIDMEASRMTLYRFGNTSSSSVWYGLAYTEAKGRIKKGDRVWQIAFGSGFKCNSLIMKAMRDVDLEEKNPWSDEIDGFPVDLMSSDGAFPFDFKPSKKI; the protein is encoded by the exons ATGTTTAGAATCACCATAGCGTCAAATGATCTTCCAAAGTTCATCGCCAACCGCCTTAGTCTCTTCACCAACTTCATTGCGCCAGTACTTGTCTGCCTAACCTTAGCAATGCTTCTGCTCTCAAAAATCTTCAAGTCAAAACCTTCACggaaggtttttttattagattttgcaTGTTACAAGCCTCCAGCCAGCCAAATGTGGAGCAAAGAACTCACAATGGAAAGAGCCAGGCACCACTTCACCAACTTGTCAGAGGAGACTTTACTGTTCATGGAAAAAATTCTGGAGAAATCAGGGATTGGTCCGTCCACCTACTTGCCGGACGCATTTAGAAGCGAACTACCGAACGAATGCATGGAAGAGGTGAAAAAAGAGAGCGAGATGGTGATTTTTGGTGCTGTGGATGACATATTGGCAAAGACTGGAGTGAAGGGCAAGGATATAGGGATAGTGATAGTgaattgttgtatttttaatatggtTCCATCTCTTTCTGCCATGATAATTAACAGGTACAAGCTAGGAGATGAGGTGGTCAGCTATAGTCTTAGCGGGATGGGTTGCAGTGCTGGGCTCGCAGCTATAGGCCTCGCCAAACAGCTGCTCCAG GTACACAGAAATTCCTACGCTCTGGTGGTGAGCACAGAGAACATCACCGGAAACCGCTACCTGGGTAAGGATCGTTCTATGATCTTGATCAACTGCCTATTCCGTGTTGGCGGGGCAGCAGTCCTCCTCTCAAACAAGCCATCGGATCGCCATGCTGCCAAGTATCAGCTCATCCACGCCGTCCATACCAACACAGCTGCTTCTGACCTATCCTACAACTGCATTTCAAGTGTCGAAGACGCAGAAGGACTCGTGGGTGTCGCAATTTCCAAGAGTCTCATGCCAGTAGCCATCAAGACCATTGAAGCCAACTTAACCACACTAGGCCACCTAGTCCTTCCCGTATCAGAAAAGATCCTTTACATCGCAAATTACATTGCTAGGCATTTCAACCTGGAAAAGATCAAACCGTACGTCCCTGATTTCATGAAGGCCATTGACCACATCGTCACTCACGTTGGTGGCCAGCCTGTGCTCGATGAAGTGGAAAGAAACCTGAAGTTAAGTAAAATTGACATGGAAGCTTCAAGAATGACTTTGTACAGGTTTGGCAACACTTCCTCTAGTTCAGTGTGGTATGGGCTGGCATATACTGAGGCTAAGGGCAGGATTAAGAAAGGTGATCGTGTGTGGCAGATTGCATTTGGATCTGGGTTCAAGTGTAATAGTTTGATCATGAAAGCAATGAGGGATGTTGATCTtgaggaaaagaatccttgGAGTGATGAGATTGATGGGTTTCCCGTAGACCTGATGAGCTCTGATGGGGCCTTTCCATTTGATTTTAAACCGTCCAAAAAGATATGA
- the LOC118061633 gene encoding uncharacterized protein isoform X2 codes for MPFPMKIQPIDYQTLVEPVAHQLESVKPVGKSRLKRLFERQFLRNSAAEKVGAIEETHLKDGCNEFEPSSVCLAKMVQNFIEDSNEKQPSVRCNRNRCNCFNGNCNDSSEDEFDSFGGFGDSNLSSSVEAIEILKSLVLCASVCERNLLADTARVVDKNKMCKRKDDVWRKIVVDGLLGLGYDASICKSRWEKAPSYPAGKADRLQKIIAIVSDAAKQSLKKKGMPIPPWRKAEYIKAKWLSPHPRTTPLSSKETYPKPEKEQTLVQNGIAEIERSCQEKNSVEDDVEMGESVFALSSEGSVAEEEVVAVKEWKPPDVKPKSLQIGIKMVTGLASVIEDEP; via the exons ATGCCTTTTCCAATGAAGATTCAGCCGATCGATTATCAAACACTCGTTGAACCAGTGGCTCACCAGTTGGAGTCAGTAAAGCCGGTGGGGAAATCACGATTGAAGCGACTGTTTGAGAGGCAGTTCCTGAGAAATTCAGCTGCTGAAAAGGTCGGTGCCATCGAGGAGACGCATTTGAAGGACGGCTGTAACGAGTTCGAGCCGAGTTCGGTGTGCTTGGCGAAAATGGTGCAGAACTTCATCGAGGATAGCAACGAGAAGCAACCGTCAGTTAGGTGTAACCGTAATCGCTGCAACTGCTTCAACGGAAATTGTAACGACAGTTCTGAAGATGAATTTGACTCGTTTGGTGGTTTTGGCGATTCTAATCTTTCCTCCTCTGTTGAAGCAATTGAAATTCTAAAG AGTTTGGTGCTGTGTGCAAGTGTTTGTGAGAGGAATTTGCTGGCGGATACAGCGAGGGTTGTTGATAAGAACAAGATGTGTAAGCGAAAAGATGATGTTTGGAGGAAGATCGTTGTTGATGGTCTGTTGGGTCTTGGATATGACGCTTCTATCTGCAAATCTCGCTGGGAAAAAGCCCCCTCCTATCCCGCCG GTAAAGCTGATCGTCTCCAGAAGATTATTGCCATTGTATCGGATGCAGCAAAGCAGAGCCTTAAGAAGAAGGGCATGCCCATTCCGCCATGGAGAAAAGCTGAGTACATCAAAGCTAAGTGGCTTTCTCCTCACCCGCGAACCACACCTCTCAGCTCAAAAGAAACATATCCTAAACCGGAAAAGGAGCAAACTTTGGTTCAAAATGGGATTGCGGAGATTGAACGGAGTTGTCAAGAGAAGAATTCAGTGGAGGATGATGTTGAGATGGGCGAGTCTGTGTTTGCTTTGTCATCTGAAGGTTCCGTGGCAGAAGAGGAGGTTGTAGCGGTGAAAGAATGGAAGCCACCTGATGTTAAGCCGAAAAGTTTACAAATTGGGATTAAGATGGTGACCGGATTGGCCTCTGTTATCGAAGATGAGCCTTGA
- the LOC118061633 gene encoding uncharacterized protein isoform X1, whose protein sequence is MPFPMKIQPIDYQTLVEPVAHQLESVKPVGKSRLKRLFERQFLRNSAAEKVGAIEETHLKDGCNEFEPSSVCLAKMVQNFIEDSNEKQPSVRCNRNRCNCFNGNCNDSSEDEFDSFGGFGDSNLSSSVEAIEILKSLVLCASVCERNLLADTARVVDKNKMCKRKDDVWRKIVVDGLLGLGYDASICKSRWEKAPSYPAGEYEYIDVIIAGERLLIDVDFRSEFEIARSTKTYKSLLQTLPYIFVGKADRLQKIIAIVSDAAKQSLKKKGMPIPPWRKAEYIKAKWLSPHPRTTPLSSKETYPKPEKEQTLVQNGIAEIERSCQEKNSVEDDVEMGESVFALSSEGSVAEEEVVAVKEWKPPDVKPKSLQIGIKMVTGLASVIEDEP, encoded by the exons ATGCCTTTTCCAATGAAGATTCAGCCGATCGATTATCAAACACTCGTTGAACCAGTGGCTCACCAGTTGGAGTCAGTAAAGCCGGTGGGGAAATCACGATTGAAGCGACTGTTTGAGAGGCAGTTCCTGAGAAATTCAGCTGCTGAAAAGGTCGGTGCCATCGAGGAGACGCATTTGAAGGACGGCTGTAACGAGTTCGAGCCGAGTTCGGTGTGCTTGGCGAAAATGGTGCAGAACTTCATCGAGGATAGCAACGAGAAGCAACCGTCAGTTAGGTGTAACCGTAATCGCTGCAACTGCTTCAACGGAAATTGTAACGACAGTTCTGAAGATGAATTTGACTCGTTTGGTGGTTTTGGCGATTCTAATCTTTCCTCCTCTGTTGAAGCAATTGAAATTCTAAAG AGTTTGGTGCTGTGTGCAAGTGTTTGTGAGAGGAATTTGCTGGCGGATACAGCGAGGGTTGTTGATAAGAACAAGATGTGTAAGCGAAAAGATGATGTTTGGAGGAAGATCGTTGTTGATGGTCTGTTGGGTCTTGGATATGACGCTTCTATCTGCAAATCTCGCTGGGAAAAAGCCCCCTCCTATCCCGCCG GGGAATATGAATACATAGATGTGATCATCGCAGGCGAGAGGCTGCTAATTGACGTTGATTTCAGATCAGAATTTGAGATAGCTCGATCAACCAAGACTTACAAATCTCTTCTCCAAACTCTACCTTACATTTTCGTAGGTAAAGCTGATCGTCTCCAGAAGATTATTGCCATTGTATCGGATGCAGCAAAGCAGAGCCTTAAGAAGAAGGGCATGCCCATTCCGCCATGGAGAAAAGCTGAGTACATCAAAGCTAAGTGGCTTTCTCCTCACCCGCGAACCACACCTCTCAGCTCAAAAGAAACATATCCTAAACCGGAAAAGGAGCAAACTTTGGTTCAAAATGGGATTGCGGAGATTGAACGGAGTTGTCAAGAGAAGAATTCAGTGGAGGATGATGTTGAGATGGGCGAGTCTGTGTTTGCTTTGTCATCTGAAGGTTCCGTGGCAGAAGAGGAGGTTGTAGCGGTGAAAGAATGGAAGCCACCTGATGTTAAGCCGAAAAGTTTACAAATTGGGATTAAGATGGTGACCGGATTGGCCTCTGTTATCGAAGATGAGCCTTGA